From Solea senegalensis isolate Sse05_10M linkage group LG7, IFAPA_SoseM_1, whole genome shotgun sequence, a single genomic window includes:
- the LOC122772115 gene encoding protein EFR3 homolog B-like, which yields MEKLTFYALSVPEELDCIGAYLSKRMSKDVARQRYRYVCIAMEALDQLLMACRSQSINLFVESFLKMVREVLESDKPSLQILGTNSFVKFANIQEDNPSYHRCYHFFVSRFSDMCHFSDEDPDICFKIRMAGIKGLNGVVRKTVNDDLQANIWDPELMGKIVPSLLFNLQSGECTQNHSPSLLQMSEKEKSGLVELTECCFRELLRRAAYGKIKNVITPVLMHLDNHCLWEGTTFAVHCFKIIMYSIRSQHSHLVIQQLLGHLAANSKNSATVRAGIIEVLLEAAAIAASCSVGLTVLEIFNTLVQQLHLSVDYELTGSYDGSINIGSEITNAHEERQLQEAVIRTISSFANTLPAYQRSEVMLFIMGKIPGIHTAMPSTGSGPEGTRMIQVMLLKSLVQVTASFHTTNMLKTQLSSYLEPLLSVSLTKDPEVQLLALQILISLMDWHDNRSKLLSMSSILDISVLKIKVVKCSRQDNLFMKGHGQQLYQHIYLACKEQSNGRQHYEKLFALFAILSVELANPEVVLDLVRLTVALQDLALSTDEDLPIYNRCAIHSLTAAYFNLICQLTTIPAFCKYIHEVIKVRQVNSPHLLPEGVFTYNPKLPASLENVEGDVLFLQSKISEVLGGGGYNTERLSIPFIPQYTDDDHLSIGETVSQVELQSRNSPEKEERRVTEEITFKALKNVIVGSVDMEEQDREWRRRVMEKFQKAPFKEIAAHCGPRATQLHRRLNQILEITIRPPPSPAGTMLSSHGQSQRSSVPIYDMTFPDLFLY from the coding sequence ATGGAGAAGCTGACATTCTATGCCTTGTCGGTTCCAGAAGAGCTTGACTGTATTGGCGCTTACCTGTCTAAGAGAATGTCAAAGGATGTGGCTCGACAAAGATACAGGTATGTGTGCATAGCAATGGAAGCGCTGGACCAGCTGCTGATGGCCTGTCGCTCTCAGAGCATCAACCTGTTTGTGGAGAGTTTCCTGAAGATGGTGCGTGAGGTGCTAGAGTCGGACAAACCTAGCCTACAGATCCTAGGAACCAATTCCTTTGTGAAGTTTGCCAATATACAAGAGGACAACCCCTCCTACCACCGCTGTtaccatttttttgtgtcacgtTTCAGTGACATGTGCCACTTTAGCGACGAGGACCCCGATATCTGCTTCAAGATTCGCATGGCAGGTATCAAGGGTCTAAATGGAGTAGTGAGGAAGACGGTGAATGACGACCTACAGGCCAATATCTGGGACCCTGAGCTCATGGGCAAGATTGTCCCCTCTCTACTTTTCAACTTGCAGAGTGGAGAATGCACACAGAACCACTCCCCTTCGCTGCTGCAgatgtcagagaaagaaaagagtggcTTGGTGGAGTTGACAGAGTGCTGCTTTAGAGAGCTTCTGAGACGAGCTGCCTATGGCAAAATCAAGAATGTCATCACACCTGTGCTAATGCACTTAGATAATCATTGTCTATGGGAGGGGACAACCTTTGCAGTGCATTGCTTCAAAATCATTATGTACTCCATCCGATCTCAGCACTCTCACTTGGTCATCCAGCAGCTTCTTGGTCACCTGGCTGCTAACAGCAAGAACTCAGCCACAGTGCGAGCTGGAATCATAGAGGTCTTGCTGGAGGCAGCTGCCATCGCAGCCAGCTGCTCTGTTGGTCTCACAGTGTTGGAGATTTTCAACACTTTGGTGCAGCAGCTTCATTTGAGTGTTGACTATGAGTTGACAGGTTCATATGACGGCAGTATCAACATCGGATCTGAGATCACCAACGCTCACGAGGAGAGGCAGCTGCAGGAGGCTGTCATCCGTACCATCAGTTCATTTGCCAACACTCTGCCAGCttaccagaggtcagaggtcatgctCTTCATTATGGGCAAAATCCCTGGTATTCACACAGCCATGCCATCCACAGGCTCAGGGCCTGAGGGTACCAGGATGATTCAAGTCATGTTACTTAAGTCCTTAGTCCAGGTGACAGCAAGTTTCCATACCACCAACATGCTGAAAACCCAGCTAAGCTCTTACCTGGAGCCACTGCTGTCCGTGTCTCTCACCAAGGATCCAGAGGTGCAACTGTTGGCACTCCAAATACTTATTAGTCTCATGGATTGGCATGACAACAGGTCCAAGCTCCTCAGCATGAGCAGCATCCTGGACATATCTGTGCTCAAGATCAAAGTGGTCAAGTGTTCCAGACAAGATAACTTATTCATGAAAGGTCACGGCCAGCAGCTTTACCAACACATCTACTTGGCGTGCAAGGAGCAGAGTAATGGTAGGCAGCATTACGAGAAactttttgctttgtttgccaTTTTGAGTGTGGAGCTGGCAAATCCAGAGGTGGTTCTGGACCTCGTTCGCCTGACAGTTGCATTGCAGGACCTGGCACTGTCAACTGATGAGGATCTGCCTATTTACAATCGCTGTGCTATTCATTCCCTGACTGCCGCTTACTTCAACCTTATTTGCCAGCTCACCACTATTCCAGCCTTTTGCAAGTATATACACGAGGTTATTAAGGTCAGGCAGGTAAATAGCCCTCACCTTTTACCCGAGGGTGTCTTCACGTACAACCCCAAGCTGCCTGCCTCACTGGAGAATGTGGAAGgggatgttttatttctccagTCAAAAATCTCTGAAGTCCTTGGGGGTGGTGGTTATAACACAGAGAGACTTTCTATACCTTTCATTCCTCAGTACACAGATGATGATCATCTGTCCATTGGTGAAACTGTCTCACAGGTGGAGTTACAGTCTAGAAATAGTccagagaaagaggagaggagagtgacagaggagatCACATTCAAAGCcttgaaaaatgtcattgtggGCAGTGTGGATATGGAGGAGCAGGACAGGGAGTGGAGGAGACGAGTGATGGAGAAGTTTCAGAAGGCACCCTTTAAGGAAATAGCTGCACATTGTGGTCCAAGGGCCACACAACTGCATAGGAGACTAAATCAAATCTTAGAGATTACAATTAGACCCCCACCCAGTCCTGCTGGAACCATGTTATCAAGTCATGGCCAAAGTCAAAGATCCTCTGTACCCATCTATGACATGACATTTCCTGACCTGTTTTTGTACTAA